The DNA window CGACCAGATCGGCGCCAAACGGTGGGGAGACATCGACTGGATCACGGTGCGGCGGGGTCTGGTCACCGGCTACTTCCTGAAGATCTTCGTCGCGGACAACCTCGCCGAGCAGACCGGGGTGCTGGCTCTCGGTGCGGACAAGGTGGAGGGCATGAGCACCGTGGTGAGCATGTCATTGCTGTATGGATACTCGTTGCAGATCTTCGCTGACTTCGCCGGCTACTCGCTCATCGCGATCGGGCTCGGGGCGTTGTTCGGCTACAAGCTGCCGCCGAACTTCAACTTCCCGTATCTCTCGACAAGCATCACGGAGTTCTGGAGGCGCTGGCATCTGTCGCTATCCTCGTGGCTTCGCGACTACCTTTACATTCCGTTGGGCGGAAATCGCAAAGGCGGCGGTCGAACCTACTTCAACCTGTTCCTGGTCATGTTTCTTGGGGGCCTTTGGCACGGTGCCGCGTGGAAATTCGCCCTTTGGGGTTCGCTCCATGGCGTTTTTCTGGCGGCCGAGCGATTGGTCCAGCGTGGAGCAAAGAGCGGAGAACAGAGATTGAATCCGAGGAAGAGTTCTCGACTCCGTTCACTGTTCTCCAAGCTCTTTGCTTGTTCGAAGTGGTTCCTCACCTTCCATCTGGTCACGCTGCTGTGGCTGACTTTCATGATGCCTGACTTGGAGAGCATCGGGGCGTTTTTCCATGCGGCCGGTTCGCTGCGCTTCGGTTTCTCGGGCCCGCCGGTTTTTGCGCTGGCCTTCTACGGAACCACGGTCGTCGCCTACCACGCGTGGGGCTGGCTGTCGGAGCATCGCGACGTTCTGGCTCGCAAGCTCGCGCGATCGCCGCTGGAACCCTTATGCCACTCGCTGATGGTCTTCCTGGTAGTCACCAATCCGGGGGCTCCACGGGGCTTCATCTACTTCCAATTCTGACCCAATGAGCACCGCCCCGGCCCAATCCGTGCCTCCCGGTTTCGCTTCGCTCGCGCTCGCCCGCGGCGTGGTCGGCTTTTACAGGCTGTGGCACGGGACTCTCGGACTCCGGGGAGCGGGCCGGCTGATCAACCACCTGTCGCCACGGCTTTCCGGGCTCCAATGCTACCCGCTGCGGCTTCCGAACGGACATATTGCCGAAGTCGATTTCCGGGAGCTGTCAGCCTTCGGATGGCTCAACACGATGCTGGGCGATGACAATCAGGAGACACCGTTGATCGAAGCAATCGCTGCCCATCTCTCCGGGGACAGCGTGTTCTGGGATATCGGTGCGAATGCTGGAATCCTGAGCGCGGAGATCGCTCGCAGGACCGCGATCGGAGAACATCATTATTTCGAGCCGAACCCGCGTATCTACCCGTGGGCCGAGGCGGCTCTCTCGCACCTGCCGCAGGCCCGCGGGCATCCGGTCGCGGTGTCGAGTTCCGAGGGCACCGCGACCCTGTTCATACCGGTCAACCTGAGCGCGTTCGGCTCGCTGGAGGGCAACTGCCGCGGCGAAGCGATCAGGGTCGAGGTGGAGACCGTGTCGGGAGACCTTCTCGTATACGAACGTGGCTTGGCTCCGCCGTCGGTAATCAAGATCGACACCGAGGGTCACGAGGTCGAGGTCATGGGCGGTATGCGGCGACTGGTCGCCGAATACCGGCCGCTGGTTTTCTTCGAGCACATCGAATTGTCCGACGAACAGGTCCGGGCGATGACGCCCGAAGGTTATCGCGTCGGCACCCTGTGCGATACTACGGGAGCCATTCTAGATCGGCTCGACCGGAGCGCGGGACACAACTCGGCGCTTGTGCCGACGGAACGATGAGATACGCGGTCACATGGGCTCTGGGGCTCGTCCTCTGCTTCACGGTCCAGGGCGTTGCGCTGCGTCTTGTCGGCGGACGAACGATCAAGAGCGAGTCGAACTATTTCTCGTCTCTGGGTCGGATCCAGGCGGGAGTCCGTGGCGAACCCCGCGTGATGATGCTGGGGTCGTCGATCACCGGTCGGCTGCCCGACCGGGCGCAGGGATTCAACGGGCTCGCGAATTTGGGGTGTGATGGCGGTAGCGCGGCCGACACCTTGAGGGCGATCGACCAGGGTTTGTTGCCCGCCGCTCCGGTTCTGCTCGTGGAAGCCAATTCGCTTCACCTCGCCATGCCGGGTGGCACGAGCGAGGTCGGCCAGGCCATCCATCGCCCTTGGTTCCGCGTCGGAGTGGAAGTGCCGGCCGTCAGCTCCTACGCCCGGCCTGCAGCGTTCGCCTACTCCCGTCTTCTGGCGACCCGGACGGGGGGATTCGGCGACGCCCACCGCGATGATCTGGGCCTCGGGTCCGCCCCGTCCACTCCAGCCTGGAGATGGGACATCTCGGAAATCGACGCTCTCGCGCGGCGCTACTCCGATGAGCTGGTGGACGTGATCCGGAGGGTCGAGCAGGCCGGCTCGCGAGTCATCGTCGTGCTGCTACCGCCAGCCAGGATGGAGGGTGGGGAACCGCCGCCATGGTTGCGCCGCACGATCTCGGAGTCGGGTGCCGAGTGGTGGGATCTCGGCACCGACGTGGATCCCGGGCTGGTCCAACTGACGGATGGCGTGCACATGGATGGCGGCACCGCAGTGCGGACAGTGAATTCCATCCGCTCGGGTTTGAACTTGCCCGACCCAACCGCCAACGTTCTCCAGAGATGATGAGGAAAGACACGATCGGGAGACTGGTGAAGAAGATCGTTCGGAGAAACGGATTTGACCTCGTCAGGCACATCGGACTGGGCGAGTTGCTTTCGATCAACAGGGTGGACGTGGTGGTCGACATAGGCGCGAATGATGGAGGTTACGTGCAGGCGCTCCGTGAAGACGGCTGGGAAGGGTCGGTGGTTTCGTTCGAACCCCAGCCGGCGGCATTCTCACGTTTGCAGGAGAGGTTTGCAGGTAATCCGAATTGGAAAGGTCGGGAGTTGGCTCTGGGTGAAGAGAATGGAACCTTCGAGATGAACATTCACGAGATGGATGTGCTCAGCTCCTTCCTGACAAAGACAGAGAAAGAGACCTCGGCCGGCAAGACGGTGAGTGTTGAAATGGCGAGGATGGACAGCGTATTCGACGCCGTTCTCGGCAGCCACTCGAGGCCTTTCGTCAAGATCGATACCCAAGGGTTCGAGCGTCAGGTGATCAACGGATTTGGCTCCCGAACGTCGGATGTGGTCGGATGGCAACTCGAGTTGTCTGTAGAGGCGCTCTATGAAGGTCAGCCAAGGATCGAAGAGATACTCGGGCTCATGCGCGAGCTTGGCTTTTCGCTTTGGAGGATTCTGCCGGGATTGCGCGACCCCCGGACATTGAGGATCTATGAGGTGGACGGGATATTCTTCAGGTTATGAATGGGCCTACCCTCCCAGCGAACATTGTGAATGGCAGAGGCCAGCCATTCGACAGCGAACGTGAGGGCCTGTTCTTCTCGCGGCTTTTCGCGGCGCTGGAGCGCCGGATGGGCGAGGCGTTCGCCCGCACGACGTTTGTCATCCATCGGCGGGCCTTCGGGGAATTCAAGGGCAAGCCGATCCCGCTGGGGCAGGGAGACGATGACAAGGTGCTGATCGTGATCTCGGACGAGCGCGAAGTGTTTCCGGTCGACGACTACCTTTCCTACCGCGCGGTATTCCGGGCCTACGGCTTCCACGACCTGCTCGCACCGAATGTCCACAGCTTTCCCGTAAGCTACTTCAATGCCGCCGGTGAGGCCGAACCGGTGCCTTTCGGCGAGCGCGAGACATCGGTGTTCTTCTCCGGCTACATGAACCGGAACCGCGTCGACCTGTTCAAGCAGTTCTGTCAGATCGGATGGCTCCCGCGGAGAAATCTCAAGGGCAAGTATCCGAAGGAGGCGATCAGGCGCATGGTTTCCAAGTTCTACCGCCAACGTTCCTTCAATGATGTGTGGGCGGACGCGAAAATCGGTTTCACCGAGTGGTTCGCCAAGGGTCTGCCACCCGAGGAGTATGCCCGCGTTCTTGCCAACTCGAAGATCGCCCTCTGCCCGCCCGGTTTCGAAAGTCATGAAACGATCCGCCACTGGGAAGCGATGCGTCTGGGCTGCGTGATCATTTCAGGACCGCTGCCGAACAACCGCTTTTATCGTGGCAGCCCGATCATCCAGATCCGCGACTGGTCCGCACTCCTGCCGCTGGTGGCCGATCTGCTTGCGCAGCCGGACGCCCTTGAAGCGATCCACCGGGCGACCACGCGCTGGTGGGACGAGGTTTGCTCCGAGGAAGCCGTCGCCAGCTACATGGCGGAAATTTTGGCTGGGCGCTGACGGCGTCGGTCACCCCGTCACCCTGGGTTCAACACAATGAAAGTCCTTGTCGTCGGTTACGCGTGCAGTCCGTGCGGAGGCTCCGAGCCCGGTGTCGGGTGGGCAGCGGTCTGCAGAATCGCGCGCACCCATGACGTATGGGTGCTGACCGACATTCATAACAAGGAAGGCTGGGAACAGGGACGCGAGGAAGGACAGGTCCCGGACAATATCCGGGTTCGCTTCCTGCGCGACCGGAGCGCCTGTTCGAAGAACCGTTTCGTCGCCCATTTGCAGAGCTGGCTCAACTATCGCTCGTTCAACACGCAGGTCCTTGCGGCGGCGAACGAGTGGCATCGGGAGGTCGGGTTCGATCTCT is part of the Haloferula helveola genome and encodes:
- a CDS encoding MBOAT family O-acyltransferase; translated protein: MFFHSWEFLILLVATAVAYYLPVVCGRRRVWQVSLLLIASAVFYAWENPKLLLLLGVSCVINAVAVERILFWKSKVASSRREGTEKEADALEQDAPSARERHLEHRARRWLVGTVAANLGLLAFFKYAGFIAGWLPEGWMGKSMLEWLRGIPLPVGISFYTFQGISLVVDTWRRDISPHSMAMIRRRGRDRPASIRDLSFYISFFPQLVAGPIVKAHDFLDQIGAKRWGDIDWITVRRGLVTGYFLKIFVADNLAEQTGVLALGADKVEGMSTVVSMSLLYGYSLQIFADFAGYSLIAIGLGALFGYKLPPNFNFPYLSTSITEFWRRWHLSLSSWLRDYLYIPLGGNRKGGGRTYFNLFLVMFLGGLWHGAAWKFALWGSLHGVFLAAERLVQRGAKSGEQRLNPRKSSRLRSLFSKLFACSKWFLTFHLVTLLWLTFMMPDLESIGAFFHAAGSLRFGFSGPPVFALAFYGTTVVAYHAWGWLSEHRDVLARKLARSPLEPLCHSLMVFLVVTNPGAPRGFIYFQF
- a CDS encoding FkbM family methyltransferase, whose translation is MMRKDTIGRLVKKIVRRNGFDLVRHIGLGELLSINRVDVVVDIGANDGGYVQALREDGWEGSVVSFEPQPAAFSRLQERFAGNPNWKGRELALGEENGTFEMNIHEMDVLSSFLTKTEKETSAGKTVSVEMARMDSVFDAVLGSHSRPFVKIDTQGFERQVINGFGSRTSDVVGWQLELSVEALYEGQPRIEEILGLMRELGFSLWRILPGLRDPRTLRIYEVDGIFFRL
- a CDS encoding FkbM family methyltransferase translates to MSTAPAQSVPPGFASLALARGVVGFYRLWHGTLGLRGAGRLINHLSPRLSGLQCYPLRLPNGHIAEVDFRELSAFGWLNTMLGDDNQETPLIEAIAAHLSGDSVFWDIGANAGILSAEIARRTAIGEHHYFEPNPRIYPWAEAALSHLPQARGHPVAVSSSEGTATLFIPVNLSAFGSLEGNCRGEAIRVEVETVSGDLLVYERGLAPPSVIKIDTEGHEVEVMGGMRRLVAEYRPLVFFEHIELSDEQVRAMTPEGYRVGTLCDTTGAILDRLDRSAGHNSALVPTER